From Nyctibius grandis isolate bNycGra1 chromosome 27, bNycGra1.pri, whole genome shotgun sequence, one genomic window encodes:
- the LOC137674140 gene encoding potassium voltage-gated channel subfamily A member 2, protein MTVATGDPADEAAALPGHPQDTYNPETDHECCERVVINISGLRFETQLKTLAQFPETLLGDPKKRMRYFDPLRNEYFFDRNRPSFDAILYYYQSGGRLRRPVNVPLDIFSEEIRFYELGEEAMEMFREDEGYIKEEERPLPENEFQRQVWLLFEYPESSGPARIIAIVSVMVILISIVSFCLETLPIFRDENEDMHGSGLSHPPYSNSSMGYQQSTSFTDPFFIVETLCIIWFSFEFLVRFFACPSKAGFFTNIMNIIDIVAIIPYFITLGTELAEKPEDGQQGQQAMSLAILRVIRLVRVFRIFKLSRHSKGLQILGQTLKASMRELGLLIFFLFIGVILFSSAVYFAEADESESQFPSIPDAFWWAVVSMTTVGYGDMVPTTIGGKIVGSLCAIAGVLTIALPVPVIVSNFNYFYHRETEGEEQAQYLQVTSCPKIPSSPDLKKSRSASTISKSDYMEIQEGVNNSNEDFREENLKTANCTLANTNYVNITKMLTDV, encoded by the coding sequence ATGACAGTTGCTACCGGAGATCCTGCAGACGAAGCTGCAGCTCTTCCCGGTCACCCGCAGGACACGTATAACCCTGAGACCGACCATGAATGCTGCGAGAGGGTGGTCATTAATATTTCGGGTCTGCGCTTCGAGACACAGCTCAAGACGTTGGCCCAGTTTCCAGAGACCTTACTAGGGGATcctaaaaaaagaatgagataTTTCGACCCGCTCCGGAATGAATATTTCTTTGACCGGAACAGACCCAGCTTCGATGCGATTTTGTACTACTACCAGTCCGGTGGGAGGTTGCGGCGTCCGGTTAATGTGCCCTTAGATATCTTCTCAGAAGAGATTCGTTTCTATGAACTGGGGGAAGAAGCGATGGAGATGTTTCGGGAGGATGAAGGCTACatcaaagaagaggaaagaccGTTGCCTGAGAATGAGTTTCAGAGACAAGTGTGGTTGCTCTTTGAGTACCCCGAGAGCTCAGGCCCTGCCAGGATTATAGCTATTGTCTCCGTCATGGTGATTTTAATCTCCATCGTCAGCTTTTGCCTGGAAACGTTGCCTATTTTTCGGGATGAGAATGAAGACATGCATGGCAGTGGGCTGAGCCATCCCCCCTACTCCAACAGCAGCATGGGGTACCAGCAGTCCACCTCTTTCACAGACCCCTTCTTCATCGTGGAGACACTTTGCATCATCTGGTTCTCCTTCGAGTTCTTGGTGAGGTTTTTCGCCTGCCCCAGCAAGGCTGGGTTTTTTACCAACATCATGAACATTATAGACATCGTAGCCATCATTCCCTATTTCATCACCTTAGGGACGGAGCTGGCTGAGAAGCCAGAGGATGGTCAGCAAGGCCAGCAAGCCATGTCCTTGGCCATCCTTCGAGTCATCCGCTTGGTGCGGGTCTTCAGGATCTTCAAGCTCTCCCGACACTCCAAGGGGCTGCAGATCCTGGGGCAGACTCTCAAGGCCAGCATGCGGGAGCTGGGCCTCttgatatttttcctcttcatcgGCGTCATCCTCTTCTCCAGCGCCGTCTACTTTGCCGAGGCCGACGAGAGCGAGTCCCAGTTCCCGAGCATCCCCGATGCCTTCTGGTGGGCTGTGGTTTCTATGACGACTGTTGGTTACGGAGACATGGTCCCCACGACCATCGGGGGGAAAATAGTGGGTTCCTTGTGTGCCATCGCTGGCGTATTAACGATTGCCTTACCGGTGCCCGTCATAGTGTCTAACTTCAATTACTTCTACCACCGGGAGAcggagggagaggagcaggctCAATATTTGCAAGTAACCAGCTGCCCAAAGATCCCCTCTTCCCCTGAcctaaagaaaagcagaagtgcCTCTACTATTAGTAAGTCTGATTACATGGAGATTCAGGAAGGCGTAAACAATAGCAATGAGGATTTTAGGGAGGAGAACTTGAAGACAGCCAATTGCACCCTAGCTAACACAAACTATGTGAATATCACCAAAATGCTAACCGATGTCTAG